TCGGTGTATCTTCTTATAGGAGATGTAGCCTGTGCGTATACATCTATTCCCAAAGATTTGTGCGGGGCTGGATCAAGTCCAACTCTAGGAGCTCTTAAGTACTTAACCACGTGAAGTGCATAAAGGGGGTCGTTTTCATCATGAGACCAAGCGTCATCAGAAATGGCCTCGGGCTGAGATCTATAAATTCCCGGAATGTTGTTGTCCTTTAAATACTTGCCTGCTAATCTGTTCATAAGAATCATAAATTCTGCAATTACCCTATGAGCAGTCGTGTTCATATAATTTTTTCTGATATCTACATTAGAGTCTTGATCTACTGATATTTTTAACTGGGGAAGCTGGATAATAAATGCGCCAGCCTTTTTTCTTTTCCCTCTAAGACTAAATGCTATTTCTTTTATGCTATTTCCCAATGGATCATTTTCAAAGTAATCAGACGCCTTTATATAACTTATGTTGTCTGAGATCTGTATTTTGGAATTAGTAAACCTATATCCTTTTAAATTAAATTCCTTATCAAAGTCAACTAGTAACGACAGGGCTTTTCTTATAGATCCTTTTACTAAACTTAGCTTTTCTGCAATCAGCTCTTTGGGGAACATGTGAATATGATGTTCAGGCAGATAAACTGTTTCCCCTCTTCTTACAGCTTCATCATCAAGTGCGCTCCACTTTCTAACGTACATGGCTACATTTGCTATATGAATGCCGATAGTAAACCCACTCTCTGTTTGCTCTGCAGAGATAGCATCGTCTATGTCCTGAGTGTTTTCATCGTCAACCGAAAACACTTTAAGATGAGTTAAGTCTTCAAGACCTTCATCTGAAAAAGGCTGCGCCACTATTTCGTTTGTCTGATTAAGTGCTTTTAGAGGAAAGTCGTTGGTTATTGAAAACCTTTTTATAAGAGGGTCTTCATCTTCATGCCACGAACCGGTTTTTATAAGAAATTCTATTGTCCCTTCTATATCCTTAATTCCAATTTTAGATAAAAATGACTTGGCTTCAGGGGCTTTACTGCATTTGTCCAAGTGTATTACATACTCTTTTAATAATTGAATATATGCTTTCGGGTCAAATTCTTGTGCAAAGTCCTCTGATTTGCCGGATATTATGTTCTTAGCCCATAGCATGGCAAGCTTTGTCTCTTCTGCTCTTTTTCTCTCGGCATTTTTTTTGGCTATAAGTTCCTTTACCTCAGACTCATCTCTTGGAAGATATCCTCTCTCCCCTCTTTTGAAGTAAATATCATTTTTATCAACAGCCCAAAAAAAGTTAAATCCGTCTTCTTTTGATATTGAGGAATCCCCAAGGTATAGATTCAATAAATCATCATAAGTGATTTCTTGTTCTTCTTCCGATACACATTCCCAAAGCGTTATTAAGTCTATTGATTCTTTAGCTTCTTCAACGGACTTTCTTACATCTCTTAGTTTTAGCTTTTTTTCTGAAGAGTTAAGACTGTCTTCAATAAAAATTTCAGATCTATAGACAATTTTTTCCAGATCGACCGATATATCCTTTCCTTCCTCAGAGAATATGCTGGCTTTATCATTAGAGATCTGGTTAAAGATTGCAAAAGACGGCTCCTTTCTTTTTCTAAACAGTATGAGCTCGTTTTTCGTAGGGATTTGTAGCGTCATTTAAATATTCTATCAATTTGGAAAGTTTGTATAAAACTAGCATAATATTCTAACACAGGATGAAAATGTTTCATTGATAGAGCATAAATTATGAAGATTGCTCTCTGAATAGCACCAATTCTTCCATAAGCCAGTCCTTTGATGTTACTGGCTGCTCGCTATCACAATATACTAAGTAGTCTTTGCCGCTAATCGTACTTTTAGTTCCTGAGTATTCTATAAA
The nucleotide sequence above comes from Thermodesulfobacteriota bacterium. Encoded proteins:
- a CDS encoding ribonuclease catalytic domain-containing protein, producing the protein MTLQIPTKNELILFRKRKEPSFAIFNQISNDKASIFSEEGKDISVDLEKIVYRSEIFIEDSLNSSEKKLKLRDVRKSVEEAKESIDLITLWECVSEEEQEITYDDLLNLYLGDSSISKEDGFNFFWAVDKNDIYFKRGERGYLPRDESEVKELIAKKNAERKRAEETKLAMLWAKNIISGKSEDFAQEFDPKAYIQLLKEYVIHLDKCSKAPEAKSFLSKIGIKDIEGTIEFLIKTGSWHEDEDPLIKRFSITNDFPLKALNQTNEIVAQPFSDEGLEDLTHLKVFSVDDENTQDIDDAISAEQTESGFTIGIHIANVAMYVRKWSALDDEAVRRGETVYLPEHHIHMFPKELIAEKLSLVKGSIRKALSLLVDFDKEFNLKGYRFTNSKIQISDNISYIKASDYFENDPLGNSIKEIAFSLRGKRKKAGAFIIQLPQLKISVDQDSNVDIRKNYMNTTAHRVIAEFMILMNRLAGKYLKDNNIPGIYRSQPEAISDDAWSHDENDPLYALHVVKYLRAPRVGLDPAPHKSLGIDVYAQATSPIRRYTDLIIQRQIVSTLQGDEPAYTEDELENLYPKIEIGVRDKRMVERNREKYWVYKHLQSLEGKQIPGVISTFDNSRATVYLTDYLFEAPVFLGSRFNMDENKSINLVVQEVDPLRRKLLLAPKL